Genomic DNA from Pseudomonas sp. CCC3.1:
CGGCATGCCGATGTCTTTTTGCACCTGATCGATCAACTCGACCGCTTGCCCGAGGGCAACGCCCGGCGCCAGGTTGAACGAGACCATCACTGACGGGAACTGACCGATGTGAGAAATGGACAACTGCGATTGACGCTCTTCAACCTTGGCCAGGCTGGACAGGCGAACCTGGCCGCCATCGGTGGTTTTGACGTGAATCTGATCCAGCGCCTGCGGGCCGATTTTCTCGCCATCTTTGGCCTGCAATACCACACGGTACTGGCTGGCCTGGGTGTAGATGGTCGAAATCTGCCGCTGGCCGAAGGCGTCGTACAGGGCATCGGTGATGTTGGCCACCGATACGCCCAAGCGCGATGCCGCGTCGCGGTCGATGACCAGGAACACCTGCAAACCTTTGTCTTGCAGGTCGCTGGCCACATCGCTCAGTTGCGGCTGGTTGCGCAACGCGGTCACCAGTTTATCGCTCCAGGTACTGAGCAACTCGGCATCCGGCGACGACAAACTGAACTGGTACTGGGTGCGGCTCACGCGGTCTTCGATGGTCAAGTCTTGCACGGGCTGCATAAACAGCCGGATCCCGACCAGTTTGTCCAGTTGCGGCTGCAAGCGCGCAATCACTTCAGAAGCACTCTCGTGGCGCTCGCTGTGGGGCTTGAGGTTGATCAGCATGCGTCCGCTGTTGAGCGTGGCGTTATCACCGTCGACACCAATGTAGGAAGACAGGCTTTCAACATCCGGGTCTTGCAGGATGATTTTGCCCAGCTCTTGCTGACGCTGGCTCATGGCGCTGAACGAGATCGACTGCGGCGCTTCGGAAATCCCCTGAATCACACCCGTGTCCTGCACCGGGAAGAAGCCCTTGGGCACCACCATGTACAGAAATACGGTAAGTGCCAACGTGCCAATGGCCACCAGCAAGGTCAGCGGCTGATGTTTGAGCACCCACTGCAACATGCGGCCGTATTCGACAATCATCCAGTCAATAAAAGCGCCGCTGGCCCGGTAGAAACGACCCTGCTCTTCTGGCTTGGGCTCCGCTTTGAGCAAACGGGCACACATCATCGGCGTCAGCGTCAGCGATACGACCAGCGAGATCAGGATGGCCACCGCCAGGGTGATCGCAAACTCGCGGAACAGACGCCCCACCACGTCCGCCATAAACAGCAGCGGGATCAACACCGCAATCAGCGACAGGGTCAGCGAGATCAAGGTAAAACCGATTTGCTTGGCGCCCTTGAGCGCAGCCTGCATCGGGCTGTCGCCCTCTTCGATATAGCGCGAAATGTTTTCCAGCATGACGATGGCGTCATCGACCACAAAACCAGTGGCGATGGTCAGGGCCATCAGCGTCAGGTTGTTGATCGAAAAGCCGGCCAGGTACATCACGCCGAAGGTACCGATCAGCGACAACGGCACAGCAACCGAAGGAATAATCGTGGCGCTGGCACGGCGCAGGAACAGGAACGTCACCATCACCACCAACGCGATGGCGATCAGCAATTCATGCTGCACATCGCGCACCGAAGCCCGAATGGTTTGCGTGCGGTCCGTCAGCACAGTGACGTCGATACCTGCGGGCAGGTTGTCGGTGATGCTCGGCAACAGCGCCTTGATCCGGTCCACCACTTCAATCACGTTGGCCCCGGGTTGACGCTGAATGTTCAGTAATACCGCCTGATTTTCATTGGCCCAGGCCGCAAGGCGCTCGTTCTCGGCCCCGTCGACAATTTCGGCCACGTCTTTGAGTCGCAGCGGCGCACCATTGTTGTAGGCCAGGATCAGCTCCGCGTATTCCTGCGGGGTTTTCAACTGGTCGTTGGCATCGAGCATCGACACCCGGGTCGGGCCGTCAAAGTTGCCCTTGGGCTGATTGACGTTGGACGCGCCGATCAGGGTGCGCACATCCGCCAGGTTCAAGCCATTGGCGGCCAGCGCCTCGGGGTTGACCTTGATCCGCACCGCCTGGCGCTGACCACCGGCGATGCTGACCATGCCGACGCCACTGATCTGGGCAATTTTTTGCGCCATGCGCGTGTCGACCAAGTCATTGAGCTTGGGCAGCAACATGGTTTTAGAGGTAATCGCCAGCGTCAGCACCGGGGTATCGGCCGGGTTGACCTTGTTGTACACCGGGGGCGCAGGCAAATCCTTGGGCAACAGGTTAGTCGCGGCATTGATCGCGGCCTGAACCTGCTGCTCGGCGACATCCATATTAATGTCGAGGTTGAAGCGCAAGGTCAGCACCGAAGCGCCGCCAGAACTGGTCGAGGCCATTTGCGTCAGGCCGGGCATTTGCCCGAACTGGCGCTCAAGCGGCGCCGTCACTGCGCTGGTCATGACATCCGGGCTGGCGCCGGGGTACAGCGTCATCACGCGGATCGTCGGGTAATCGACCTGAGGCAAGGCTGACACTGGCAGCATGCGATAGGCAATGATCCCGGACAACACGATGGCCAGCATGCACAGCGTGGTTGCGACCGGGCGCAGGATAAACAGCCGCGACAGATTCATTCGTGCGCCTTGCCCTTGGCCTTGTCAGCAGCTGGATCGGCATCCGCGTCCGGGCCATCGTCCAGTTGTTCAGCCGCTGTTACTGGCACCTCGGCGCTGTCATTCACCACTTCAACCGCACCGCCATCACGCAGACGGTCCGTGCCTTCAAGCACCACGCGATCACCGGCCTCAAGGCCTTCCTCAATCACGCTCAGATCGCCATCGGTGGCACCGACTTTAATCGTGCGCATCTTGACCTTTTTATCGCCATCCATTGCATAGACGAACGAGCCATTGGTGCCGTACTGAATCGCCGGGGTCGGGGCCAGGACCACGTTTTTCAGCGTGTCGGCCAGCAGGTGCACATTGACGAACTGGTTTGGGAACAGCGCCTGATCGCGGTTCTCAAACAGCGCCTTGAACTTCAGGGTGCCAGTGGTGACATCAATCTGGTTATCGATGCTGCTCAACACGCCCACGGCCAACTCTTTGCGATCACCACGGTCCCAGGCTTGCACCGGCAACTTGGCGCCGCTGCGATAACGTTCCAGCACCAAGGCCAAATTGTTTTCCGGCAGGGTGAAGCTGACCACAATCGGCTCGGTCTGAGTGATCACCACCAGCGCTGTGGTGTCATTGGCCGCGACCAGGTTGCCGACGTCCAGTTGACGCAAGCCCACACGCCCCGTGATCGGGGCACGAATCTTGGTGAACTCAAGGTTGAGCTTGGCGTCATTGACGGCCGCCTGATTGGTTTTGACCGTGCCCTGATATTGGCTGACCAACGCTTCGGCGGTATCCAGGGTTTGCTTGGCGATACTGTCTTCGGCGTACAGACCGCGGTAACGCTGCACATCGACCTGAGCATTTTTCAGTTGGGCCTGATTCTGCAACAGCGTGCCTTCAGCCTGGAGCAATGCGTTTTGATAACTGCGCGGGTCAATTTCAGCCAGCAGCTCACCGGCTTTGACCATTTGCCCTTCTTTGAAATACACCTTCACCAACTCGCCTGCCACGCGGCTGCGTACATTGATCGTGTTCAGGGCCGTGACCGTGCCCAACGCTTTAAAGAAAATGGGGAAATCACCCCGCGTCACCTCTCCGACCCGAACCGGCACCGCCTGAGTTGAGCCACCAAAGCCAGGACGCATCGCTCCCGTGCGGCTGGTGTGCCCCGGAGGTTGTGCGGTCTGGGCCTTTTTCGCCGCTGACGGCCACAGCCACCAGCTCACGCCAACAACGATCAGCAGAACCAGCAGGCCAACCAGCCAGCGACGAGATGTGTGGAAAACAGAGGATTGCATTGAGTGATCAACCAGTTGGGCGCGTGCGCTTATTTTCAGGAGTCTGAAAGATAAGCAGTGCAGACGGTTATGAAAAGGCTCTTTACCGGGTATTTACGTTATAGAGGTGTCAAGGAGATGAAGGCGGCCACATTCTGTGTGTGGGCTTGCTCGCGATTCAGGCGACTCGGTGTATCTGTCATGCCGAGGTGATGCCATCGCGAGCAAGCCCGCTCCCACTTGAAAGCACTCAAAACGGTTTTCGTCTTTGCAAATAAAAACGGCCTGGCATTCAATGCCAGGCCGTTTTGAGTGTTGCGCAGGGCTTACTTCAAAACAGCCAGCGCTGCTTCGTAGTTTGGTTCTTCAGCGATTTCTTTAACCAGTTCGCTGTGCAGTACGTTGTCGTTTTCGTCCAGCACGACAACAGCGCGAGCAGCCAGGCCAGCCAACGGACCATCAGCGATTGCTACGCCGTAGTTTTCGAGGAACTCACGGCCACGCAGGGTCGACAGGTTCTGTACGTTTTCCAGGCCTTCTGCACCGCAGAAACGCGCTTGGGCAAATGGCAGGTCAGCCGAAATGTTCAGCACGACGGTGTTCGGCAGGTTATTGGCCTCGGCGTTGAACTTGCGCACGGACGTTGCGCACGTCGGGGTATCAACGCTTGGGAAGATGTTCAGCACTTTGCGCTTACCAGCAAAGCTGGCCAATGTTGTATCGGACAAATTACCCGCAACCAGCGAAAACGCTGGCGCCTTGGAGCCTACCGCTGGCAGCTCGCCGTTGACTTGAACAGGGTTGCCTTTAAGCGTCACTTGAGCCATGAACGATGTCCTTTTTTGACAGTTTTTGAAGAGGCAGAAGTTAAACACGAATCCCGCAGACGACCTACGCCCTGTGCATAAATTGTCATTAAGATATTCCGGGCCAAGCTCACCCCCTAAAGAAGCATTGAGTCGACTACTGCCTCATCTTCAGAAACGACTGATGCATATCCGACGCCCAGCCATCGATCACAGCTTTGACGTCATCGGCCTTCATGACCTGGCTGTCGTTGCTCAGCGGTTTGCCGGTGCCTTTGCGCACCACCTGCGCGATCACATCCTGGCTTTGCCCGTCGATAAATACCGCTTCGGTAGCCAGTTGGGTTTCCTGATCGCGGATCCCCGAAGCCGTGCTCACGGCCGCTACCACCAGTGCCACGGGAATGTACTCATAAGGCGCCAGGCCTTCGGTTTTACTGCTGACGGCGGTAATCGCCGGGCGCACCACAATCACGCCGGGCCCCGGGCCGCTGGCCAGTGGCAACGACTTGCTTATCTCGCGTTTCAGTGCCTGGTCGTAATAGTGGGTAATGGCGGTCAAGGTGCTTTGCGGGATTTTGTCTGTCGGTTTCGGCGCCGGATACAGCTGGCTTGGCTCAACATAGACACTGGTGTATTTTTTGGCGTTCAGTTTGGGATCGACCCAGCGCATGACTTCGGCGCCGGAAGGCGACTTGGCCTCTTTGAGCCGGCTGTAATCTTTTAAGAATCCGGAGTATTCATCCGGTTGCTGAACCTTGCTGGCACAGCCGACCACCCCAATCGAGGCGATACACAACGTACCGATCATGAGACCAAGCTTCATTAGTTAATTCCTGTAAGCAGCGCAACCGTTGATTCACGGAACTTTAGTTATAGCTAATTTTGTGTAAAACACCGCCCGACCATCGTTTATTCAAGCGTTACGGTGATCCATTGCTCACACCGTTTGGCAACGGTGTTTATAGCGCGCGTCCAATCTTGGGCTGCGCGTGCGTCATGAAGATTAAATCTGCACCATTGGTTGCACTCAACAGGTGATCAACGGCATTCTGCCAGCTACCGCTTAACGAACTTTCAATCAACATCGCACTCCATCAGTACAGCCATTAATACCTTTAAGACAGAGACGCTCATGACTTCCAAGCTGGAACAACTCAAGCAGTTCACCACCGTGGTCGCAGACACCGGCGACCTCGACGCCATTACCCGTCTCAAACCCGTTGATGCCACCACCAACCCATCTCTGCTGCTCAAGGCTACCGCACTGCCTGGTTATGCCGACCTGCTGAAAAACGCCATCACCCACGCCAAGGGTGACGTTGGCCTGGCCTGCGATCTGTTCGCCGTGTCGGTAGGTAGCGGTATCTTGAAGGTCATCCCGGGCCGTATTTCGACCGAAGTCGACGCCCGCCTGTCATTTGACGAACCGGCCCTGCTGCAAAAAGCCAATCAGTTGATCGAGCTGTATGACAAGGCTGGCGTAGGCCGCGACCGCGTGCTGATCAAGCTGGCCTCGACCTGGGAAGGTATCCGCGCTGCCGAGAAGCTGGAAAAAGCCGGGATTCAAACCAACCTGACCTTGCTGTTCTCGTTTGCCCAGGCCGCCGCCTGCGCCGATGCCGGGGTGTTTTTGATTTCGCCGTTCGTGGGCCGGATTTACGACTGGTACAAGAAGTCCACCGGCATTGATTACACCGGTTCTGATGATCCGGGTGTGCAGTCCGTGACCCGCATCTACAACTACTACAAGACCAATGACTACAACACCGTGGTCATGGGTGCCAGCTTCCGCAACCTCAACCAGATTGAGCAACTGGCTGGCTGCGACCGCCTGACCATCAGCCCGGACCTGCTGGAAAAACTGGCACTGGACGAAGGCACGCTGGAGCGTAAATTGAGCCCGGGCAAAACCGGCGAACCGCGCTTGATCCTGAACGAAGCGCAGTTCCGCTGGGCTTCGAACGAAGACGCCATGGCGACCGAGAAACTGGCCGAGGGCATTCGTCAATTCGCCCGCGACCAAGAGAAACTTGAGGCGTTGTTGTCAGGTCAGTAATGCCCAGACTCCGTCTGTAGAAACGAGCGTATCTCGCGATCTTTTAAACATTCAAAGATCGTGAGACACGCCTGCGCCTACAGCAGTGCCTGGCAATAACGCGCGACGCCCTCCTCTAGGCTTAACATCGGTTCGTCGTAACCCGCCTCGCGCAGCACATTCAGGTCCGCGCAGGTGTAAACCTGATATTTGTGCTTGAGCCCTTCCGGGAATTCGCAATAGCGCAACACGCCTTCAAGCAGGGCAGTTTCTCGGGTCAGCAATGGCCGATGCTCAGCAGCACGCACGCTGTTAATCGTCGCCAGCGCCAGTTCATTAAACGAACGGGCCTGCCCCGTGCCTACGTTGAAAATACCGCTGACTTGAGGGTTGTCCAGCCAGTGCAGGTTGACCTTGACCACATCGTCCACCGACACAAAGTCGCGCAGATGCTCGCCCGCCGAGCAGCCGCCGTATTCACCAAACAACTCAACATAGCCACGGGCGCGGTATTGATTAAAACAATGCCAGACCATCGACGCCATTCGTCCTTTGTGTTGCTCACGCGGGCCGTAGACATTGAAGTAGCGCAGCCCCACCACCTGGCTGCGAACGCTGGGCAGCAAACGGCGCACGCGCTGGTCAAACAAGAACTTGGAGTAGGCGTACACATTCAGCGGCCGCTCGCACTCACGGGCGATACGAAAGTCCCGGTTGGCGCCGTAAACAGCCGCCGATGAGGCATACAGCAAAGGAATCGACTGATCCTGACAGGCTCGCAACACATCGCAGCTGTAGCGATAGTTGTTGTCCATCATCAATCGCCCGTCACTTTCCACCGTGCTGGAGCACGCGCCCTGATGCAGCACAGCCTGCACCTCGCCCAACTGACGCTCGGCAAACAGTTGAACAAACTCGCGCTTGTCGACGTAATCGGCAATGTCACAATCCGAGAGGTTGCGGCTCTTGTCGCCGTCAGTCAGGTCATCCACGGCAATGATGTCGCGCTCGCCGCGTCGGTTAAGTGCCTTTATCAGGTTGCTGCCGATAAACCCGGCAGCCCCCGTCACGATGATGCTCATCCCAGACCACCTCCTGAAACCTTTAAAACGTCAGGCTATGCCCCTTGCGGGCCTGTGCATTGATGTGGGTCATGCCTGCTTGACGGTCACAAACGCTGAGGTGATATACGGCACGCTGACTTCACCCCCGTGATTCAACGTGCTTTCTGAGGCGACGAACGCGCGCAGTTGCTGCTCGACCTGCTCACGCTCGGCCGGTGCCAATGCCGAGATGAAACTGGTTGAGCGCACACGGTTGAAGATCACGTCCTCGACCGACCCGGTGTGCGACTGGCTGAACTGTTGCGGCTGCAAGGGGCCAAAACCGTCAAACGGGAACGCCTGACGCCAGGCGCCGGTGTAAAAGCGCGGCGCATCGCCCTCCCATTGATTGACCAGTGCGTCGAGTTTCTGCACCCATGGCACGCTGGCATCGCGCAGGTTCCAGATCAACCCCAGGTGTCCACCCGGTTTCAGCACACGATGGATGTCGGCCAACGCCGCAGGGTTGGCAAACCAGTGAAAGGCCTGCGCGCAAAGCACCACGTCGACACTCGCATCCGCCAAGGGAATGGCCTGTGCCGTGCCTTGATGGGCTTCGACTTCGGGGTAAGCGGTCGACAGTTTATCGAGCATGGCCTGCACCGGCTCGACCACGATCACCCGCGCGCCCGTCTGCAACAGGCGCGGGGTGAACTTGCCGGTGCCCGCCCCCAGTTCCAGAACCGTCAGGCCGGGTTTGAGGCCCAATGTGTCGGACAGCCATGTGCCCACTTGGGGCGGGTAATCGGGGCGCCCACGCACATACGTGTCGGCGCCCTGCGCATAGCCCTCAGCCGCTGAATGATGGATTTTTGCGTCGCTCATGGTCAGCCTCCGTTTCGAAAGGTTGTTCAACCATAGCCGACTCGCGTCCAGTGCGGGGTGAAACTCTCGTCAGAAACTGTACTTCATGCCCAGCATCAGATTGCGCGGATCGCCGTAGTAATAGGTCGAGTACAAACCATAGCCGCTGAGGTACTCACGGTCGAAGACGTTATTGAGGTTGACGGTGGCACTGAGGTTTTGGCTGATGTCGTAGCGCGCCATCAGCCCGACGACAGCGAAACTGCCCTCCTTGGCGTCAGCTTTGATCGATGAGTCGAGTTCGCTGTAGGTCGAACCTTGCCACGACACGTTACCGCCCACAGTCAGGTCTTTAAGGTCGCCGTCGAGTTGGTAGCTGGTGGCCAGCTTGAACAATTGCTCGGGGTAGTTGCTGTTGATTCGCTTGCCGTCCTTGTCCCGTGGCTGGGCGTAGGTGTAGCCCGCCAGCAACTGCCAGCCGCGTGCAACTTCGCCGGATATTTCGGCTTCGAAACCCTTGGTTTTAGTGCCATCGATGGCCTTGTAGGCGTCCTGACCGTTATCGCGCTCGCCATCGTATTCGGCGTAGTTGTCCTGCTTGATCAGGAACACCGCAAAACTGGTGTTCAGCGCGCCGCCGAAATACTCCGACTTGAAGCCCGCCTCATAGCTTTTGCCGGTCATCGGGGCGAGGGCTTTGTCGTTGCGGTCAAAATAGCTCTGCGGGGTGAAAATGTCGGTGTAACTGGCATAGACCGAGTGGTTTTCGTTCAAGTCGTAGACGATGCCCGCGTAAGGGATCAGCTTGCCGGTTTTCTTCGCGTTATCGGTCTCAGGCGTTGTTTGCGCCGCGTTGTAGGTCATCGCCCCTTTGCGGTCGTAGTCGACCACGCGCGTGCCCACGATCACCGACAAATCATCGGTCGGCTTGAGGCGCAAGGCCCCGTAAACCGCTGATTCTTTGGTCTTGTAGCGCTGCTTCAGACCTTGGCTCAAGTCGGTTGGGCGCGGCACATCATTGTTCCAGTTCTGATAGTTGATGGTGACATCGTCAGCGTTCTCGGCCAGGTAGTCGGTGCGACGATTGCTGACGTTAACCCCCAGCACCAGTTCGTGACTGCGCCCCAGCAACTCGAATGGCCCGGTGGCGTAAGCGTCCAGGGTATCGGTGTTGATCTCGAAGGTTTTGGTCCCGCTCATGAACTGCGCTTCACCCGTGGTTTTGTCCGGGAAAGGCCCCCAGCCCACAATGTTGCCCTGCAACTGGTCGGTGTGGCCCTTCCAGTG
This window encodes:
- a CDS encoding class I SAM-dependent methyltransferase — its product is MSDAKIHHSAAEGYAQGADTYVRGRPDYPPQVGTWLSDTLGLKPGLTVLELGAGTGKFTPRLLQTGARVIVVEPVQAMLDKLSTAYPEVEAHQGTAQAIPLADASVDVVLCAQAFHWFANPAALADIHRVLKPGGHLGLIWNLRDASVPWVQKLDALVNQWEGDAPRFYTGAWRQAFPFDGFGPLQPQQFSQSHTGSVEDVIFNRVRSTSFISALAPAEREQVEQQLRAFVASESTLNHGGEVSVPYITSAFVTVKQA
- the rfaD gene encoding ADP-glyceromanno-heptose 6-epimerase — its product is MSIIVTGAAGFIGSNLIKALNRRGERDIIAVDDLTDGDKSRNLSDCDIADYVDKREFVQLFAERQLGEVQAVLHQGACSSTVESDGRLMMDNNYRYSCDVLRACQDQSIPLLYASSAAVYGANRDFRIARECERPLNVYAYSKFLFDQRVRRLLPSVRSQVVGLRYFNVYGPREQHKGRMASMVWHCFNQYRARGYVELFGEYGGCSAGEHLRDFVSVDDVVKVNLHWLDNPQVSGIFNVGTGQARSFNELALATINSVRAAEHRPLLTRETALLEGVLRYCEFPEGLKHKYQVYTCADLNVLREAGYDEPMLSLEEGVARYCQALL
- the tpx gene encoding thiol peroxidase, with the protein product MAQVTLKGNPVQVNGELPAVGSKAPAFSLVAGNLSDTTLASFAGKRKVLNIFPSVDTPTCATSVRKFNAEANNLPNTVVLNISADLPFAQARFCGAEGLENVQNLSTLRGREFLENYGVAIADGPLAGLAARAVVVLDENDNVLHSELVKEIAEEPNYEAALAVLK
- a CDS encoding MdtB/MuxB family multidrug efflux RND transporter permease subunit codes for the protein MNLSRLFILRPVATTLCMLAIVLSGIIAYRMLPVSALPQVDYPTIRVMTLYPGASPDVMTSAVTAPLERQFGQMPGLTQMASTSSGGASVLTLRFNLDINMDVAEQQVQAAINAATNLLPKDLPAPPVYNKVNPADTPVLTLAITSKTMLLPKLNDLVDTRMAQKIAQISGVGMVSIAGGQRQAVRIKVNPEALAANGLNLADVRTLIGASNVNQPKGNFDGPTRVSMLDANDQLKTPQEYAELILAYNNGAPLRLKDVAEIVDGAENERLAAWANENQAVLLNIQRQPGANVIEVVDRIKALLPSITDNLPAGIDVTVLTDRTQTIRASVRDVQHELLIAIALVVMVTFLFLRRASATIIPSVAVPLSLIGTFGVMYLAGFSINNLTLMALTIATGFVVDDAIVMLENISRYIEEGDSPMQAALKGAKQIGFTLISLTLSLIAVLIPLLFMADVVGRLFREFAITLAVAILISLVVSLTLTPMMCARLLKAEPKPEEQGRFYRASGAFIDWMIVEYGRMLQWVLKHQPLTLLVAIGTLALTVFLYMVVPKGFFPVQDTGVIQGISEAPQSISFSAMSQRQQELGKIILQDPDVESLSSYIGVDGDNATLNSGRMLINLKPHSERHESASEVIARLQPQLDKLVGIRLFMQPVQDLTIEDRVSRTQYQFSLSSPDAELLSTWSDKLVTALRNQPQLSDVASDLQDKGLQVFLVIDRDAASRLGVSVANITDALYDAFGQRQISTIYTQASQYRVVLQAKDGEKIGPQALDQIHVKTTDGGQVRLSSLAKVEERQSQLSISHIGQFPSVMVSFNLAPGVALGQAVELIDQVQKDIGMPVGVQTEFQGAAQAFQASLSSTLLLILAAVVTMYIVLGVLYESYIHPITILSTLPSAAVGALLALILSGNDLGMIAIIGIILLIGIVKKNAIMMIDFALDAERNQGMAPQDAIYQAALLRFRPILMTTLAALFGAVPLMLATGSGAELRQPLGLVMVGGLLVSQVLTLFTTPVIYLYFDRLGRRWRGDKATAEQASV
- a CDS encoding MdtA/MuxA family multidrug efflux RND transporter periplasmic adaptor subunit → MQSSVFHTSRRWLVGLLVLLIVVGVSWWLWPSAAKKAQTAQPPGHTSRTGAMRPGFGGSTQAVPVRVGEVTRGDFPIFFKALGTVTALNTINVRSRVAGELVKVYFKEGQMVKAGELLAEIDPRSYQNALLQAEGTLLQNQAQLKNAQVDVQRYRGLYAEDSIAKQTLDTAEALVSQYQGTVKTNQAAVNDAKLNLEFTKIRAPITGRVGLRQLDVGNLVAANDTTALVVITQTEPIVVSFTLPENNLALVLERYRSGAKLPVQAWDRGDRKELAVGVLSSIDNQIDVTTGTLKFKALFENRDQALFPNQFVNVHLLADTLKNVVLAPTPAIQYGTNGSFVYAMDGDKKVKMRTIKVGATDGDLSVIEEGLEAGDRVVLEGTDRLRDGGAVEVVNDSAEVPVTAAEQLDDGPDADADPAADKAKGKAHE
- the tal gene encoding transaldolase encodes the protein MTSKLEQLKQFTTVVADTGDLDAITRLKPVDATTNPSLLLKATALPGYADLLKNAITHAKGDVGLACDLFAVSVGSGILKVIPGRISTEVDARLSFDEPALLQKANQLIELYDKAGVGRDRVLIKLASTWEGIRAAEKLEKAGIQTNLTLLFSFAQAAACADAGVFLISPFVGRIYDWYKKSTGIDYTGSDDPGVQSVTRIYNYYKTNDYNTVVMGASFRNLNQIEQLAGCDRLTISPDLLEKLALDEGTLERKLSPGKTGEPRLILNEAQFRWASNEDAMATEKLAEGIRQFARDQEKLEALLSGQ
- a CDS encoding DUF3313 domain-containing protein, which translates into the protein MKLGLMIGTLCIASIGVVGCASKVQQPDEYSGFLKDYSRLKEAKSPSGAEVMRWVDPKLNAKKYTSVYVEPSQLYPAPKPTDKIPQSTLTAITHYYDQALKREISKSLPLASGPGPGVIVVRPAITAVSSKTEGLAPYEYIPVALVVAAVSTASGIRDQETQLATEAVFIDGQSQDVIAQVVRKGTGKPLSNDSQVMKADDVKAVIDGWASDMHQSFLKMRQ